The following proteins are encoded in a genomic region of Cryptomeria japonica chromosome 11, Sugi_1.0, whole genome shotgun sequence:
- the LOC131050833 gene encoding disease resistance protein RPP8 has protein sequence MASILAEGVVGKVCEMAIQQVANEVSIVYNFSEDFERLKNKMRQINHFLNEADEKSSTQKESVKEWLQSVRDIAWEAEDLLQICAVDSTNSQSCTLSCNQLILRHQMGRRIQKVKARVSSVIEDGNQLNIGHNLVSHVDAAESSNTSQRRKYTRLSVLPSDSKPVGIQSKIDSMVNLLESPQFPIIAVVGMGGLGKTYLLQHVYNAQKGRYEKSVWLSVSQFYSFSKLLNDLAFQLDEDLSKKIKKSGVSEEVAAESIYSFMQGKKCLIVLDDVWRATREGDLLTKLGIPTGANGQCQVLVSTRSREVSANLKAQIYEMGSLTDGESWKLFCVYAFPESEENRAPEPLEEVALKIVKECGNLPLAIKTTAASLANTSLPEWQSKLSKLKKVSTPSDPVMDILKLSYDALPAHLKACFAYLSFFPEDEEIECEYPIYLWMGEGFVPAGDNPWDCLYQLANLCLLEVWEDKWLTKYCKIHDLLLDLTILISRENKCAFSVDEAFSKLRSVNTGGGRWCRLFLAKKDIHEHVISERRPVSPTLVRTLSLSHNTEIGGKFPAKLFYGMRVLRVLDLSNTNISTLPACVGQMKLLKVLNLSKTKINKVPDCVRYLKSLCYLNVFSYHELRESEAPKWISELRCLQHLEGPFERMPKGISKLEALRTLRVQLFLSLSMEEDDVLRLEDVGKMSEIEEIAFKVEDESQLKKMEEGILAPLLKLRRLVVENGINGMQSDLPQFPERMGAMRDLECLILQKFAVPSWICCLANLRYLCLRKCDCINYPELQTMPNLVSLSLQENKRCRELPKAFGKSGGFPHLRFFWIYDFPELEEFPEMEDGAMACLEKLEINYCKKVNKVGEGLERLRRVKEFRFERSGTDELRETLKEGGSYWEKGKTINSHITIILY, from the coding sequence ATGGCGTCTATTCTTGCAGAGGGTGTTGTTGGTAAAGTTTGTGAGATGGCCATTCAACAAGTGGCTAATGAGGTAAGCATAGTCTACAACTTCTCGGAAGACTTTGAACGGTTGAAGAACAAAATGAGGCAAATAAATCATTTTCTGAATGAAGCTGATGAGAAGAGCAGTACACAAAAGGAGTCTGTGAAAGAATGGCTTCAGAGCGTTCGTGATATTGCCTGGGAGGCAGAGGACCTACTTCAAATATGTGCCGTGGATTCTACTAATTCTCAGTCATGCACTTTGAGTTGTAATCAATTAATTCTTCGCCATCAAATGGGCAGAAGGATTCAAAAGGTCAAAGCCCGAGTGAGCTCCGTTATTGAAGATGGAAACCAACTGAATATAGGTCATAATCTGGTGTCTCACGTAGATGCAGCAGAATCATCAAATACATCCCAGAGGCGAAAGTATACGAGACTGAGTGTCTTACCCAGCGATTCTAAACCAGTGGGGATACAGTCCAAGATTGACAGCATGGTGAATTTGCTAGAAAGCCCCCAATTTCCAATTATTGCAGTGGTTGGAATGGGGGGACTGGGCAAGACCTATCTTCTTCAGCATGTGTACAACGCCCAAAAAGGAAGGTATGAGAAATCTGTATGGCTTTCAGTTTCTCAGTTCTATTCTTTTTCCAAGTTGCTCAATGATTTAGCCTTCCAATTAGATGAAGATTTAAGTAAAAAAATTAAGAAGAGTGGTGTAAGTGAAGAGGTAGCAGCAGAGTCGATTTATAGCTTTATGCAAGGGAAGAAGTGCCTTATTGTTTTAGATGATGTGTGGAGGGCTACTAGAGAAGGTGATTTGCTAACCAAACTTGGTATCCCAACTGGAGCTAATGGTCAATGCCAAGTTTTGGTTAGCACAAGAAGCAGAGAGGTTTCCGCAAATCTCAAGGCTCAGATTTATGAGATGGGAAGTTTGACAGATGGAGAGAGCTGGAAGCTGTTTTGTGTTTATGCATTTCCTGAGTCTGAAGAAAATAGAGCGCCAGAGCCCCTGGAGGAGGTAGCTCTTAAAATCGTGAAGGAATGTGGGAATTTGCCACTTGCCATCAAGACCACTGCAGCGTCTCTAGCGAACACTTCACTGCCAGAGTGGCAGTCCAAGTTGAGCAAGCTTAAAAAGGTAAGCACTCCTAGCGATCCTGTCATGGATATTCTCAAGCTGAGTTACGACGCCCTGCCTGCACATCTTAAGGCTTGTTTTGCTTATCTTTCATTCTTTCCGGAGGATGAGGAAATAGAATGTGAGTATCCCATATATCTATGGATGGGAGAAGGGTTCGTTCCGGCAGGAGACAATCCTTGGGATTGTTTATATCAGCTTGCCAATCTGTGCCTGCTTGAAGTATGGGAAGATAAATGGCTAACAAAATATTGTAAAATTCACGATTTATTGCTTGATTTGACCATACTTATCTCCAGAGAAAATAAATGTGCATTCAGCGTTGACGAGGCCTTCTCCAAATTGCGATCTGTGAATACAGGTGGTGGTCGCTGGTGTCGCCTATTTTTGGCGAAGAAAGATATACATGAGCATGTCATCTCAGAGAGGCGTCCTGTTTCTCCAACACTTGTCCGCACACTGTCGCTGTCCCACAATACAGAAATTGGAGGAAAATTTCCGGCAAAGCTGTTTTACGGTATGAGAGTATTGCGGGTTCTTGACTTGAGCAACACAAATATCTCCACATTGCCTGCTTGTGTTGGACAGATGAAACTACTCAAAGTCTTGAATTTGAGTAAGACAAAAATTAATAAGGTACCAGACTGTGTAAGATATCTTAAGAGTCTCTGTTATCTTAATGTCTTTTCTTACCATGAATTAAGGGAGAGTGAGGCACCAAAATGGATAAGTGAGCTGAGGTGTCTTCAGCATTTGGAAGGCCCGTTTGAGCGAATGCCAAAGGGAATATCAAAGCTGGAGGCTTTGCGAACACTGCGAGTACAATTGTTCTTGTCCTTGTCAATGGAAGAAGACGATGTGTTAAGGTTAGAGGACGTTGGCAAGATGAGTGAGATTGAGGAAATAGCGTTTAAAGTTGAGGATGAATCACAGTTGAAGAAGATGGAAGAAGGGATCCTTGCACCCTTGCTCAAGTTGCGTCGACTGGTCGTGGAAAATGGCATCAATGGAATGCAATCAGATCTTCCGCAGTTTCCGGAGAGAATGGGTGCAATGAGAGATCTGGAATGTCTCATACTACAGAAGTTCGCAGTGCCCAGTTGGATATGTTGTTTGGCAAATCTCAGGTACCTCTGTTTACGGAAGTGTGATTGCATTAATTATCCGGAATTACAAACAATGCCCAATCTGGTGAGTTTGTCGCTACAGGAGAATAAGAGGTGCAGAGAATTGCCAAAGGCGTTTGGAAAGTCGGGAGGGTTTCCACATCTCCGCTTCTTTTGGATATATGATTTCCCCGAATTGGAGGAGTTTCCAGAAATGGAGGATGGAGCGATGGCATGTCTTGAGAAGTTGGAGATAAATTATTGTAAGAAGGTGAATAAAGTGGGAGAGGGATTGGAGCGGCTGAGAAGAGTCAAGGAGTTCAGGTTTGAACGATCAGGGACGGATGAATTGAGGGAGACATTGAAGGAAGGCGGGTCGTATTGGGAAAAAGGCAAAACCATCAATTCTCATATAACTATTATTTTGTATTAG